One Glycine soja cultivar W05 chromosome 2, ASM419377v2, whole genome shotgun sequence genomic region harbors:
- the LOC114393553 gene encoding uncharacterized protein LOC114393553, giving the protein MVVKMMRWRPWPPLVSKKYEVKLVVKTLTLQGCDLVRTSAEKGFVLQIKWKGPKLTLSSLRRNAVARNFTKEVHPEQNDDVVLWDEEFHALCTLNAYKDNAFHPWEIAFSLFNGLNQRSKTKVPVVGTAALNLADFASVVDQKDFDLNIPLTVSGGSVESSPSLSISISLVELRAVQESTELVHNKAIVPVPVASANSPLVQSGETTLAEKDELSTIKAGLRKVKILTEFVSVRKAKKACHEEEGSEGNFSARSEDGEYNYPFDSDSLDEFEEGDSDEMKEDSSVRKSFSYGKLAYANAGGASYSSVTVNDEGEDWVYYSNHRSDVGILHKENSTVSATEPSVLQSSRRSILPWRKRKLSFRSPKSKGEPLLKKAYGEEGGDDIDYDRRQLSSDESLSLGKTEDDSAANRSSVSEFGDDNFAVGSWEQKEVMSRDGHMKLQTQVFFASIDQRSERAAGESACTALVAVIADWFQNNRDLMPIKSQFDSLIREGSLEWRNLCENQTYRERFPDKHFDLETVVQAKIRPLSVVPGKSFIGFFHPEGMDEGRFDFLHGAMSFDNIWDEISHAGRECTNNDEPQLYIISWNDHFFILKVEADAYCIIDTLGERLYEGCNQAYILKFDSDTVIYKMQDVARGSGKKTASDLQTVAEVLEQNERQIQPINGKEMDSSVETEEQLKSDQEEEVVCRGKEACKEYIKSFLAAIPIRELQADVKKGLISSTQTPFHHRLQIEFHYTQLLQSCVAPPVVAEPSMTVPETLALAVTEVSA; this is encoded by the exons ATGGTGGTGAAGATGATGCGGTGGAGGCCGTGGCCCCCTCTCGTCTCGAAGAAGTACGAGGTGAAGCTAGTCGTGAAGACACTAACTCTCCAGGGCTGCGATCTGGTGCGCACGTCCGCAGAGAAAGGTTTCGTGCTCCAGATTAAGTGGAAGGGTCCCAAACTTACCCTAAGCTCTCTGCGACGCAACGCTGTTGCTAGAAACTTCACCAAAGAGGTGCACCCCGAGCAAAACGACGACGTCGTTTTGTGGGACGAGGAGTTTCACGCGCTCTGCACTCTCAACGCGTACAAAGACAATGCCTTTCACCCCTGGGAAAtcgctttctctctcttcaac GGTTTGAATCAAAGGTCAAAGACTAAAGTTCCTGTGGTTGGAACTGCAGCTTTGAATCTAGCTGATTTTGCATCTGTGGTTGATCAAAAGGATTTTGATTTGAACATTCCACTCACAGTTTCTGGTGGCTCTGTGGAGTCTTCTCCTTCACTTAGT ATATCGATTAGTTTGGTGGAGTTAAGAGCGGTTCAAGAGAGCACAGAGTTAGTTCATAATAAAGCAATAGTGCCTGTGCCTGTGGCTTCCGCTAATTCGCCTTTGGTTCAGTCAGGGGAGACTACCTTGGCTGAGAAAGACGAGCTTTCGACGATCAAAGCCGGTCTTCGGAAAGTGAAGATTTTGACTGAGTTTGTGTCTGTTAGGAAAGCAAAGAAAGCCTGCCATGAGGAGGAGGGGAGTGAGGGAAATTTCTCTGCCAGGAGTGAGGATGGTGAATACAATTATCCCTTTGACTCGGATTCGCTCGACGAATTCGAGGAGGGTGATTCAGATGAGATGAAGGAGGATTCCAGTGTGAGGAAGTCGTTTAGTTATGGGAAACTGGCATATGCCAATGCTGGAGGGGCGTCTTACTCTAGCGTGACGGTGAATGATGAGGGTGAGGACTGGGTTTACTACAGCAATCATAGATCAGATGTTGGGATTTTGCATAAAGAGAATTCAACCGTGTCAGCAACCGAGCCTTCTGTGTTGCAAAGCTCAAGGCGTAGTATACTGCCTTGGAGGAAGAGGAAGTTGAGTTTCAGATCTCCTAAATCTAAGGGGGAGccattgttgaagaaggcttaTGGCGAAGAAGGCGGTGATGACATTGATTATGATCGCAGACAGCTTAGCTCTGATGAATCCCTTTCACTTGGG AAGACTGAGGATGATTCAGCTGCAAATCGATCATCAGTGTCTGAATTTGGGGATGACAATTTTGCTGTTGGGAGTTGGGAGCAGAAAGAAGTAATGAGCCGTGATGGTCACATGAAACTTCAGACACAGGTCTTCTTTGCCTCAATTGATCAGCGCAGTGAACGTGCAGCAGGTGAGAGTGCATGTACTGCTCTTGTTGCGGTAATTGCTGATTGGTTCCAAAACAATCGTGATCTTATGCCAATAAAGTCCCAGTTTGATAGTCTTATTCGTGAAGGCTCATTAGAATGGAGGAACTTATGTGAAAACCAGACCTACAGGGAGCGATTCCCTGACAAACATTTTGATCTTGAAACAGTTGTCCAAGCCAAAATACGCCCCCTTTCTGTGGTTCCTGGCAAGTCCTTCATTGGATTTTTTCATCCAGAAGGAATGGATGAAGGGAGATTTGATTTTCTGCACGGGGCCATGTCTTTTGATAACATCTGGGATGAGATTAGTCATGCTGGACGGGAGTGCACTAACAATGATGAACCCcaactatatattattagttggAATGACCATTTCTTCATCCTCAAAGTTGAAGCTGATGCTTACTGCATCATTGACACTTTGGGGGAGAGGCTCTATGAAGGATGCAATCAGGCGTATATCTTGAAATTTGACAGCGACACAGTAATATACAAAATGCAAGATGTTGCTCGAGGTTCTGGCAAAAAAACAGCCAGTGATCTTCAAACTGTTGCAGAAGTATTAGAGCAGAATGAAAGGCAGATCCAGCCAATCAATGGTAAAGAAATGGATTCTTCTGTGGAGACAGAAGAACAGTTGAAGAGTGACCAAGAAGAGGAGGTTGTGTGCAGAGGGAAGGAAGCATGCAAAGAATACATTAAAAGCTTCTTGGCAGCAATCCCTATTAGAGAATTGCAAGCAGATGTCAAGAAAGGTTTAATATCATCAACTCAAACACCATTTCATCATAGGCTACAAATTGAGTTTCACTACACTCAGTTGTTGCAGTCTTGTGTTGCACCTCCAGTAGTGGCTGAACCATCCATGACTGTGCCAGAGACTCTTGCTCTTGCAGTAACTGAGGTTTCCGCATAA